aaaccaaatatttgtAGTCCATAACCAAATTCTcccaagaaataaaacaatgagaAAACCTGCTCTCTCAGGTATTTTCTACAGTGTTAAGACTCAAACTATGGAGGTTAGAATTCCACTGGAAATGACCAGGACTATGCGGGAAGCAAAAcctaaaatgtaattttcttttggttggctggttgttatttttgtttggctggttttgttttggttttgttccatCGTTCACGATCAGACTTTGCCAGAAGCTTCTGCTCTTGGTCCAGCTGCAGAGTGGCATTAGGGTTCAGCAGGAAAGTTTCATGCGTTACCCTGGAGCGCTCAACAACTTTCCTTGCTCCTGTGAGAAGCAGCACGGGTTTAGCCGGatctgagagagagagaaacggCTCCATGCAGGACTCAGGCGGGGGGAAATCCTTACCGGGCACCGAAAAGAGCCGAACCACTCTCGGGGCCGTTACACCCCCCGGGTGCCCGGCCGCGGTTGgtgtgctgcagctgtgctcttcATCGATAGACCAGTCCTAGGCACGTCCTACGTGCCAGGAGGCTTAATGCAAGGCTCTTCAGGGCTGTCACAGAATACCTAGTGGgcgtgcatatatatatgtgtatatatatatacaagcATATATGTACACCCACACTATTTATGGTATAATAAATGGTTCGTATAAATGGTATATATAAATGGTACGTGTAAATGGGGTATATATtgtgcaagtgtgtgtgtgtatatatatttgcGTGTGGGTGGGTATATATACACGGTATAAGATGTGGAACAGAGCCACACATATGTGGTGCCTAGTCTGGAGATCACAGACACCGTAGCTGGTATTTTAATTTACGACAGAATATctcaggctggaaaagacccgTAAGGATCATCAGCAGTGTGTATTTACCCCCGCCACAGCTACAAGCGGCTGACATGGGAAAATTGTCCCCAAGAGTCACCCGAGCCGCGCAGTCCCTCAGCCGTCGCCCCccggctccgctccgctccgtgCGCGGCGCTGACGCTGTCTCTCCCCGCAGGTGATGATGCTGGGCAGCCCGCGGGTGGccgagctgctgctgcagcgcGGAGCCGACCCCAACCGCCCCGACCCGCGCACCGGCTGCCTCCCGGCGCACGACGCCGCCCGCGCCGGCTTCCTGGAGACGCTGGCGGCGCTGCACCGCGCCGGGGCGCGCCTCGATCTGCCCGACGGCCGCGGCCGCCTCCCTCTCGACGTGGCGGCGGGGGGTCCCCACGGCCCCGTGGGGCGCTTCCTGCGCCACCCGCCGaccctccccgccgccgcacCGGGAGCCGGGACGGCCGCGGAGGGGGCTGCGCGCTGACATCCCCCCCCTCCGCTGACCGCCGCCCTTCGCCGCACGCCCGAAGCCCCGGCGgaggccgccccccgccccgccgggacccgcccccctcctctcctgcgCTCATCTCCGCGGCTGGCACCGGGCGGCCCCCCCGCCGTCGAGCGCTCACGGCTGGGGGTGTTCCCGGGAGCCCGGCGGCTGGGAAGGGGCTTCCtcttccccccagccccacacaccTCGGACGCTCCCTGTCCTGCTTCTGCGAGGCGACGCACGCTGCTgaattttctaagaaaaagcGGAAAGAACCAACTCACGGCCGCGGGGAGGGCTTCTAGTCCTGCTCCCACGGCCGGGTCCCCGGTGGGCGGAGGACAAGCAGCAAACAACTCTCCGGTGCTccggggggaggaggaaaaaaaaaccaatccaaAACCCATTCAACCCCCGCCCCGTCTATTTTTTTGTCAAACTGATGCCGTTTACAGAAGTGAGAACACTCCTTTTCCCTGAGCGGCTTGCTCGCTGCCCTGCAAGCCACTGCCTTGATCTCCATCAGACAGGTGTCTTATTCACGATGGTGCCGATTTCATTCATTGTCGCGCAGTTCTGGAGAGCTTTGCATTTTAGTGACACCTTGACATTCTTTTATACAGCACTCCGAGATAATGACCACCTTAGCCATCCCGTTTACAAATATAATCCGTCCTCAAATCTTCTCCCCTCATCACTCAGCTCAATTTAGAAAGTCTCAAAATATTTGACACTGATCGAGAGTACAATTTGGGAACAACTACAGATATTTTGTATAGATGTATTCAGAGAAGGCTATTCGTGTGAGAAACCAATTGGTAACCGTTCAGCTACTGCGTAGTTTTGACGTTTGGAGATACCCCGTTTATTCAGGAGATCTGGGCATCGAGCtcagtattttaaagacagCTTTCCTGGTTTCTAAACAGGCTTTTggacacacacagaaaaaaaaagaaccgaTCTTCGTTATAAATCTCAATCTCTTCACGTGCATTGCCTCTGTTTTTCCAACGCGATTTCCATCGTCTACCCAGTGTTCATACAACTTATGCGAGACGAAATACCTGTTATTCAACAGCAAAATACCAAAAGGgttggcttaaaaaaaacccagtcctTGTGTTCAGCTATTAAACGGTTCTGTACGCAGCACTACTCAGTGTTGGGCGGTATTATTTATTTCGCCTTTGTTCGCCGCTTACATTTTTTTGTGCCTGTGCACAAATGCGTGCAGAGGCACAGGACGCATTCGCGCAGGTCGAACGCAGAGGGCTTACAGGCAGATGTGTGTTgctcacacacatacatgctCAAGTTAAAAACATCCATGAAACTCGTTGATTTCCTTATTTAGAGCAACCCTTACAAAGCAACAGGGAAGTTCAACTGCACTTTGTACTTTTGCGTGGCTTTACGAGCTTTTTGAAAAGcggaagacttttttttttttttcttttcctgcgAAAAGACCGATGGAGAGGGTTCACTGCAGAATAAGGCACCACGGGCGCATACTATGCCCGGAGACTATTTTTATTTCCGGTTCCCTCAGACACGTTGGTTTTTTGTCCTGCCTGTCCTGAGGAGCCTGCACTTTGCTGAGGGCACAGATCGCGGCGGAAGAAGCAGAGCTCCGATGCTCCCTCGTTTCTCCTCTGACTTACTAAGGAACGCCTGTCCGCCGCTGATTTCTTTAAATTGAAGGGTGAgaggggttaaaaaaaatcactctccCCTCAAACAAAAGGTAATTTCCCAGCTCTTTGGGGGCAAAACCGAGAGCGACCCCCGCCCCAGACGGGGTTTGGCTACCTGGTCATCAAATCTATCTggggcgggggcgcggcggcTGGGACGAACGCGGTTTTCGTTTTCTCCCCCTATCTCCCCCATTCCCCGGGTCgcctgcaggcaggagcccaGCTCAGCCTAGCAATGCTTGGGCCTGAGGGCGGGTGAGGGTCGCGCCCGCCCAAGCTGCCGGTGGGCTCCGTGGGGCGCGGCGTGGAGCGGAGCACCACCTGCCACCCGGATCCCCGCCGCGCCGCAGCCCCCACCGCCCTGCACGCAGGCTGCCCAACGAGGGAGCCCCCTTCCCCGTGGGACggaggggctgagccctgcGAGTCCCTTTGGAAACATTGCAGGGAAGCGGCATTCACGGTGGGATGCTCACGGTGCTTCCACGCAGCCTCTCCCTACCCGGGAAAGCCGTGCCGAAGGAGCATGACTTTCTCACGGGCTTTGGCCTCGGAGCTGTAGGGAGCCCAAAACGGCTTTGGGAAGTCGTCTGAAGAGAAAAGGATGAGGAGTTTTTGGGATGGAGTTGCATGCAGGGTGATTTCAGAGGTGGTGTGAGTGCGGTGCGTAACCAGACAGACAAAGCATTCACCGGACGGAGCACCGCTCCTTTTATTGCTGCCACCGTGAGCAGGGACGCAAAGGAAGAATTCGCACTGGTTAGGAAAGTATGGAAAAAGGTCTTCCCTCCAAGTGCCCAGCGCAACCTCTGTGAAAAAGCATTCACAACTTTTTTGTATCTATAAAAACTCTTTAGAAAGATAGGTTCATCACATCGAGGTAGCAGCTTtatgctgctttcctttctcttgtaAATGTTCGCTCTTTGGACAAGGAGCCAGCAGCACTATGTGCCACAAAACATGCCTTCAATTGCGTCTGAACCACAGCATCTGACTAGGTATTTTCCATTGAGGTGTCCTCTGtcaagcttttatttctttaataaaaatacccTCAGGTGTAACGGCACTTAGAAACCCAGAGTGTTCTCTATTACACATTTTGGCAATTTACTCTTTGAGGACATGACTCCCAAGCAATACAACAGGCTCATTCCCTTTAAATCCACCTACATTTACTGAAGTTTATTGTGTCTGAGGGTCCATAGGCTTTGCATATTTTGTTCACAGTCTCTGAAAGCTTCatagaggtgaaaaaaaaaaagcattttaggaAAGAAGGTCATCACCTGACCTTGCCTGGGCCAACGGTATGGAAATACATTAACCACACTGCCTACTTACATAGAAAATGAGCTTCAAGCACTGTGAGTCTCAGGAGGAAAACGGAAATGCTCAGAGCCCTCGTAGAAGAAAGTGAGGAAATTGAAGATGGGGCAGGTAAGCCACAGGGACTGTTGCTGGAGAAAGGACCTCTGAAGACATTAATATCTTACAAGAGCTCTGGTGGAGCAATCGCCCAGCAGTACAGATGAGGGATGATCTACCTAGTGGTTctagattattattatttttttaatcaggtcTCAGTCAATCCTAATCTGACACTCACTGAAGTACACTGAAGTAATTtgctatttctttcttcccccgcctctctctcctctcccctgccccttACTGGAAGAAGAGGTAGGAATACTTTAATACACTGTACGAACAAAAGTTAAGACAGGAGGCTTTTTCTCTGTGGAAAACAGACCAGAGGACAAATTTCTGCGCATTCCCCTCTCTTTTTATTACCATGTATTCGTAAGTACCTGCATACTTTTGTAGAAACACTTGCTAAGAAAGCGTTTCTGTGCTGGAGAAACCCCAGCAAGGGGAAGTGAAATTAGAAGTGGTCCTTAGGAGTTGAAACTCAAGAATCTTGCAGTTGCAGGCTTCAGGTTGCTTCACAGAAAGGTACACAGATGTTTGCCACTAGACCCAGCATCGTTCTGGGTAGTGAGTGTAAGCTCAGGACTGAGGGCGGGCTGTGAGAAGACCCGTTTGCACCTACTGGTCCAGGCAGGGGCTGTGTGACCAGGGAGAGGATTTCCACAAAAGACCAAAAGTACACTGTCAGCAGAGGTCATGGTATTAGAAATACCCTACTTCCTGCCACCCAGCTAGGTATCCCATGCTGCCATTGATGTAGTCACTCTTCCCAGGAAGCAGCCTCCCACATGTGATTTCTGAACAATCcaaagtttgattttttttcagcctaaaGTTTTTCTTATAGAATAGGGTCAATTCCAGAATCAGTTCAAGACTGCTGAAAactaaattgcttttcttttggaatgCAGTTCCAGGGCAGCTGCTAGACTTAATTTTTCACAGGTACTATACGGAAAAGCCCTTTCCTCCTGCCACTTGGCCATGCAGCACTATTGTGATGATACCACAATGCACCTTTTGATGACCTGTTTTAAGTCCCTAATATGGTGGAAGCTGTTCCATTTGGGGAAaggactacttttttttttttttttttttttttttttttaatggttctGTGAACTGATGAAACCTAAAGAGGAGTTTGATGTGCATAGGAGccagaacaaaaataagcaGCAGGGAGGGGTAGGAGACATAGGGAACAGTGGATGCACTCTAGGGAACTGAAAAATCCCACCAATACCTGTGAATAATCCTAGATGGGGGTCTTTGTAATCTCCTAGATTCATGCAGCTGGGCCTCCTCTGTGACACCCTGATATTcagacagaaaatgtatttctaagTATGTCTAGTCACACGTGGCTTTGCACCACAAATTGCCTGAACCAATACATAGCAAAGGTGGTGGAGAATTTCACGATTATCTAAAAAAACAATTGCAAACTTTTGCAAAAGGGTGATTAAATGTTAATTTCAATTCTCTTCAATGTCCTGCTTCAGTCAGTGCTGCAATGACAGTGGGGAGAGGAAGCAGTCGTTAAAACAGTTAAGCCAGAGTTTCCGCCTTAGAGGGCTGATCCTGCCCAGTGCTGTGCACCTCCTGAATTAATTCCTCTCCTTACTCATACTCAGCTGGTTTCAGTAAACAAAATACTCTCTTGCTGGTTACTATTCTGGGAACCTCAACTGCTCTCAGGTCTGTTTTGAATACTAATATAAGAGCTAAATTCTGATGTCACATGCCACCTGTGCTGATGCTGAGAGATGTTTTGAATGTTGTTAGTATGAACCAGTGCAAAGCATTAGCTAAGTGAAAATGAGATATGAGTGGGCAATCTTACATTAGCAAGATCAATGCTGGGCTGCCCAGAATGATttagaggaaacagaaaagggagaaaaagggtaAATCTAATGGCCTGCCTCACAGCCTAGTTTGTACCATATTTGAACCTGCAATATTGCATTGGCATCAGTACATTACACCGTTATCACACATGCTGGAGGATGCACTGAGCAGATCTCCTCCAAGAGAAAAGGACTTTAAAAATGTTGGACAGCTGCGGTAGGCAAAACACAACATCCAAACAATCAGTGAGAAGCAGGGTAGGACACAATAGCAACTCCACAGTCAGAGAGAGCAAATGCTCATGATACAAGTAATTGTGGGGTGCTGGCTTGGAATATAGACAAGGACTGTTTGGGTCTGAATGCTACCGAGTCCAGATCTAGAAGTCTCTTCAGTCAAAGCGGAAGGAGAGCTGTGCCTGTGACGTGTGTCAAGATGAAGCAGAACTCCTAATGAATGCCACTGGACGGATGATCAGACAAAAGGTCCTGTGAGTGGGCGTATGTCTTCCTCTTGCATTTGTTATTTGCATGTTGAACTTATTCTGCAGTGACACTTCTGCTTGTGGTCTGCATGGATCTAGACACTTCATGTAGTTCCAAGCTCTGGCATTTCCTCTGGAGCCCAGTGGAAAATTTTACAAGGAATCAGTTGGCTGATACCGATTCTGTATTTCGCAGTCCTTGGCTAATACTGGCAGGCCTCCTGCTTTGTGCATCTGTGCTATTTACAGTCACTAACTTCCATTCAGCCTCCCCTCCATATACACAGGCAAGAAAACTAGGctttcagcatttatttctaATATACCCAGTGTTtcacagctgcatttttctattCACCCAGGGTAAATGCCACACAGGCGCATGAGAGACTGACCTGTtcttcagcagctcctgctaGCTCTAGGGGTGATCTCTTTCCCCCAAAAGGCATGAAAGCATTCAGGCCATACAAATCAATGAGTTAGTTTAGGACAATTCCACTGGAGAATGAGAAGTAGGCTTGAAAAACGTAAGGTTGAATTTCATTAGGTAGTAACTTTCCTAGGCTTTCGATGGTTCTAATCCATCTTGCATGAGACATGCAATTTACTCACAGTGAAGTTCCTTCATTTGCTTCAGTGCTCACTATTTAAGTACCTGTGTTGAACGAGTCACTGTTTAAATGAGGCTTTAAAATGTAGTGGTTCGGGAAACATACAGAGAAAGCAGTCAGATCCTGAAAGGTCCTGCTGAAAGCTTTGCTAATTTTTGTAAGAGACAATATTTGGTATAAGAGTTGCCAGTGTAAAACTGTAGCAGTAGGTGTATAACAGATTATGTTTAACACCTGGAAGACACAAGTTTTCTGTAAGAGGAGCAATGACAGCAGACAACCTTGACAGGCATTCATTTTGGAGTCTGAGGTTTTTGAAAACTAGGCAACAGCAACAATTTAAGGTCCTATTTCCTGGTAAGCTGTTTACCAAGCCAAGATGTGATTTTCCAAGAACCTCAGGTTAGTATTTAGCACTGATTCTGATGTTATGTTATAGGAGCAGTTTAAATACTATGCACCAGAAGGCACTCCAAATCCATCACGGCAAATGGACTGGATAATGGTCGTAAAAACCAAAATGTCACGGAGAGACAGTCAGAGGAGAGGTAATTTCCATCAGTGAAGTCCTCTGCATGTCACTGTCTCACTCTTGTCAAACCAGAGACATTCTGATTCTAAGAAGAGCCACTGTTCTCTGCTAGAATGTTTACTTGGTTTTAGCAATTACATTTGTAAGTAcattatatttgtattttcttgttcTATATCATAGCTGCAGTACTTCCTACAAGAAATTTGATACCTTTCTTAGGACAGTTTAGAAATACAATTAAAACCAGTTATTTTGCCTGTCTTGATGTAATTAAACATTACCTATGCTTTTCTTGCCAGTTACCATCTTCATCATGTAGTCTGCTGGATCAGCATCTCCCAATAAATTTCAAACAGTATAAAATATATGCTAAACTTTGCAAAAACACACTATGCAACTACCACGTTACTGACTTTATATTAATTATGCATGAGACACCTTCAGATACCAAGCCTATATTGACAGAGCAAATaggtatcatagaatcataggatggtttgggttggaagggaccttcaaagcTCATCTGACCCAATCCCCCTGCCATGGACATTTTTCACTAAATCAGGTTgatcaaagccccatccaacctgactttgaacacttttagtgatggggcatccacaacctgtctgggcaacctgttccagtgtcgAACCACATTAATCGTAAAAAATTCATGTCCAAACTAAATCCACcatctttaaatttaaaactgttgTCCCTTGCTGCATCACTACAGACCCTGGTGAAAAGTCTCCCTCCATCTTATTGAGAATGGCTTTAAGTACTGcaaggccacaataaggtctccccgcagccttctcttctccaggctgaacaaccaaaactctctcagcctgtcctcgtagcacaggtgctccagccctcagatcatttttgtggcctcctctggacccgctccaacagttccacgtccttcttgtgctgagggctccagagctggatgaagggctccaggtggggtctcaccagaggggagcagaggggcagaatcaccttcCTCGGCCTGCTGGTCATGCtgcttctgatgcagcccaagatacaGTTGGTCTTTTGGGCTACAAGCACACACTGCTGggtcatgtccagcttttcatccaccagtacccacaagtccttctccgcagggctgctctcaatctattcatcccccagcctgtactggtatcaggggttgccctgacccaggtgcaggatctgGCACTTGGcctgttgaacctcatgaggctCACATGGGCTCACTTCCTGGGCTTGTCCAGGCCCCTCTGGAGAGCAtccatccttctggtgtgtcaaccgcactgctcagcttggtgtcatcccACTAAATCTCACTATTttatgtcattgatgaaaattttacatagatcagtcccagcacagacccttgagggacaccactttTTACTGGTCTCCACCTGGACATTAAGCTATTGACTGCAACTCTTTGGACACAGCCATCCAGTGAATTTCTTACCCTTACCTAGCATTATCATTTAGCCTTGTATGCAgatgaagaatttaaaacagaaatgtcttAACAGAAAACACTAATGATGGACCCGCTCTGTGCCATACTGTCCTGTGACATTAAGTACTCAGTATGTAAAACAAGGAAATTATCATAATTATCTTTATATGTCAGTACagactgtaaaaaaataaaatccaaggGGGACTGAAAACGGAACCCAGAAAAAACTTTCCCTTGGAACATCCAAATACGAACTCCATGCCTCCAATCCATTTCACTAATACTGTCCAATGGGCAAAGATAACCacaatgaaaagcatttttgagGCCAGCCATCTTGTTTGGTAGTGAAGATAATAAAAGGCATGTTAGATTTGTAGCCTTCTTTCTGTCAAGCTTCAAGCTCTGACTCCTGCAATctaagttctttaaaaaaacaccaggAAGTATGGGAAGGTAGTTAAGGTATTTTCCCCAGTATCTGAAAAGAACCGGTACTGGTTTTGGTAGGGAGAATACATCCAAATCTAAAGGCTGGGTGTCTAACCAAACAAGACTAGCAAGCTAGTCTTGTACAGTGCAAGAATCTGTACATTCCATGTTTCTGAACTTTCACTTGCTTGGCTTTGATTGCATTCTGATCCACATCTCAGCAACCCCTGTTGTTTCAGGGACTTAGAGCCTTAAGTTCTACGCAGCACAGAATTTTATAAAGGTGATGTTTTCAAGGTATTACTATCAACCTGCTCCATGATTGGCAAAAGTCATTGTCAGACAATATTCATTCACTAATTActagaagtaaataaaaaaataaattttcacaCAGTTTGTAGAAGCATAGGTTTCATTTATTTACTAGACAAAAAGCAGATTATCATTTTATTGaagttaaattatatttaaaaaaatgaaattcataCAAAGTGcttcacagcatca
The DNA window shown above is from Phalacrocorax aristotelis chromosome Z, bGulAri2.1, whole genome shotgun sequence and carries:
- the LOC142050074 gene encoding cyclin-dependent kinase 4 inhibitor B-like; protein product: MEGFRRGDGSGDRLCSAAARGDREEVRKLLDAGADPNGTNCFGRTPLQVMMLGSPRVAELLLQRGADPNRPDPRTGCLPAHDAARAGFLETLAALHRAGARLDLPDGRGRLPLDVAAGGPHGPVGRFLRHPPTLPAAAPGAGTAAEGAAR